In Candidatus Hydrogenedentota bacterium, the genomic window CGCCAGTTCATGATCTCGTCGCCGACGACGTTGTAGGCCCTGCCGAGGGTGGCCGGACGGCCCAGCGCGCCAACAAAGCCCTTGGCCACGTCGTCCACATGCCCCGGCTGCCACAGGCCGCGCCCGTCGCCGGGCACGATGATGGGCCGCCCCTCGCGGATTCGGCTCACCAGGCAGGGGTTGTACCCCCAGATGTCCAGCAGGGGCTGTCCCGGCCCGTAGCAGTGGGACGGGCGGAATATGGTCACGGGAAACCCGTCCTTCCCGAAGGCCGCCATGAACACCGCCTCGGCCGCGCTCTTGCCGCGCCCATACTCGCTCACCGGCTTGTGCGGCTCGTCCTCCGTCGCGGGGATGCTGTCCAGCGGCCCGCCATAGACGCACACGGTGCTGCAGAAGAGATACTGCCCGGTCTTTCCCGAAAACACCTCCACCGCGTGCCGCGCCCGCCCCGCGTCATAGGTGATCATGTCAATCACCGCGTCCGCGTTCACGCCGCGAACCTTCTCCGCAAACGCCGTGTTGTCGCCCCGGTCCCCCTTGATGACGCGCGCCTCCCCGCGGAGACGGGGCGACGTGGTGCCCCGGTTGAACAGCACCGGCTCATGGCCGCAGTCCAGCAGACGGTTCACAATGGCCGTGCTGATTAATCCAGTTCCGCCGATGACAAGCACGCGCATGGTTTGATTCCTTGTGTCCGGGTTC contains:
- a CDS encoding NAD-dependent epimerase/dehydratase family protein is translated as MRVLVIGGTGLISTAIVNRLLDCGHEPVLFNRGTTSPRLRGEARVIKGDRGDNTAFAEKVRGVNADAVIDMITYDAGRARHAVEVFSGKTGQYLFCSTVCVYGGPLDSIPATEDEPHKPVSEYGRGKSAAEAVFMAAFGKDGFPVTIFRPSHCYGPGQPLLDIWGYNPCLVSRIREGRPIIVPGDGRGLWQPGHVDDVAKGFVGALGRPATLGRAYNVVGDEIMNWRNFHKRMARALGREANIVPMTTRQIAAGAPKDQTQMLRENFQYNAAYSNAALKADVPEFTDLKPWEDGVRETVQWMDENGIHRPCGAQPWIDRLAEREAAFLETLAGGEETWTPRKA